One genomic window of uncultured delta proteobacterium includes the following:
- the korC gene encoding 2-oxoglutarate synthase subunit KorC → MRKEILLTGFGGQGLILAGILMAESAVLFQGLNAIQNQVYGIEARGGECRSEVILSDATIHHADVDEPDVVLCMSQMAFNKFAPLVKDGGLVVVDTVFVEDTAKLKPGSRLKSYPITEICSKATGKTIMANVTALGILAQLTGLISPENMEKEVLSRVPAGTEDINRKALYAGVEAAKAG, encoded by the coding sequence ATGAGGAAAGAGATACTGCTGACCGGCTTCGGCGGCCAGGGGCTGATCCTGGCGGGCATTCTGATGGCCGAAAGCGCCGTGCTGTTCCAGGGCCTCAACGCCATCCAGAACCAGGTGTACGGCATCGAGGCTCGCGGCGGCGAGTGCCGCTCCGAGGTGATTTTGAGCGACGCGACCATCCACCATGCCGATGTGGACGAGCCCGACGTGGTGCTGTGCATGAGCCAGATGGCTTTCAACAAGTTCGCCCCCCTGGTGAAGGACGGCGGCCTCGTGGTGGTCGATACGGTGTTCGTGGAGGATACCGCCAAGCTCAAGCCCGGCAGCCGGCTGAAAAGCTATCCCATCACCGAAATATGCAGCAAGGCCACCGGCAAGACCATCATGGCCAACGTGACGGCGCTGGGCATTCTGGCGCAGCTTACGGGGCTGATCTCTCCGGAGAACATGGAAAAAGAGGTTCTCAGCCGCGTGCCGGCCGGCACCGAGGACATCAACCGCAAAGCCCTGTACGCCGGGGTGGAAGCGGCCAAGGCCGGGTGA
- the korA gene encoding 2-oxoglutarate synthase subunit KorA, translated as MNMATQKTVRFMQGNEAVVEGAIMAGCRFFAGYPITPASEITEGMSVRLPPLGGVFLQMEDEIASMGAVIGASMGGMKALTATSGPGFSLKQENIGVACAMEIPCVIVDVMRGGPASGMSTLPMQSDVMQARWGCHGDHPIIVLAPATVEDCFHLTVKAFNLSEKTRIPVIIASDALVGHVRERVEIPAPEDVPVFNRRKTTVPPEDYLPFHGEEDGVPLWADRGTAYRYHMCSNCHTEKGFPADSNSAVMEKLLGRLLKKMETFEEDITTYKAYNTDGADTLVIAYGSCARSAFEASDRLAAEGKKVGVLQLMSLWPFPEKLVHRFCEGASTIIFPEMNSGQMIKEARLAANKTIHGLNRFDGKIIHPQQIIDKIREVSR; from the coding sequence GTGAACATGGCAACGCAAAAAACCGTCCGGTTCATGCAGGGCAACGAAGCCGTGGTGGAAGGGGCCATTATGGCGGGCTGCCGTTTTTTCGCCGGCTACCCCATTACCCCGGCCAGTGAGATCACCGAAGGCATGTCGGTACGGCTGCCGCCTCTCGGCGGGGTATTTTTACAGATGGAGGACGAGATAGCCTCCATGGGCGCCGTGATCGGCGCGTCCATGGGCGGCATGAAGGCCCTCACCGCCACCAGCGGGCCGGGCTTCTCCCTCAAGCAGGAGAACATCGGCGTGGCCTGCGCCATGGAAATTCCCTGCGTCATCGTGGATGTGATGCGCGGCGGCCCGGCCTCGGGCATGAGCACCCTGCCCATGCAGAGCGACGTCATGCAGGCCCGCTGGGGCTGCCATGGGGACCACCCCATCATCGTGCTGGCCCCGGCCACGGTTGAGGACTGCTTCCACCTGACGGTGAAGGCGTTCAACCTCTCGGAGAAGACCCGCATCCCGGTCATCATCGCCTCCGACGCGCTGGTGGGCCACGTGCGGGAGCGCGTGGAAATACCCGCCCCCGAGGACGTGCCCGTCTTTAACCGCCGCAAAACCACCGTGCCCCCCGAGGACTACCTGCCCTTCCACGGCGAAGAGGACGGCGTTCCCCTGTGGGCGGACCGGGGCACTGCCTACCGGTACCACATGTGTTCCAACTGCCACACGGAAAAGGGCTTCCCGGCGGACTCCAACAGCGCTGTGATGGAGAAATTGCTGGGCCGCCTCTTGAAAAAGATGGAGACTTTTGAAGAGGACATCACCACCTATAAGGCCTATAATACAGACGGGGCCGATACCCTGGTGATCGCCTACGGAAGCTGTGCCCGTTCGGCCTTCGAGGCCTCGGACCGGCTGGCCGCCGAAGGGAAAAAGGTGGGCGTGCTGCAGCTGATGAGCCTGTGGCCCTTCCCCGAAAAGCTGGTGCACCGCTTCTGCGAAGGGGCAAGCACCATCATCTTCCCGGAGATGAACTCCGGCCAGATGATTAAGGAGGCGCGGCTGGCCGCCAACAAAACCATCCACGGGCTGAACCGTTTCGACGGCAAGATTATCCATCCTCAGCAGATCATCGATAAAATTCGGGAGGTGAGCCGCTAA
- a CDS encoding conserved hypothetical protein (Evidence 4 : Homologs of previously reported genes of unknown function), with the protein MNKPYVSHEEATIESFKKDPDYAAEYLNAVLEDGDQEELMLALRRVAAAFGMKDVAETANLNPKTLYRTLSSAGNPELKSFQAILGAMGMRLAVTPLEREHHRQ; encoded by the coding sequence ATGAACAAGCCGTATGTTTCGCACGAAGAAGCCACCATCGAGAGCTTCAAAAAAGACCCGGACTACGCCGCCGAATATCTGAACGCCGTGCTTGAGGACGGCGACCAGGAAGAGTTGATGCTTGCCCTGCGCCGCGTGGCGGCCGCCTTTGGCATGAAGGATGTGGCGGAAACCGCGAACCTCAACCCCAAGACGCTCTACCGTACGCTGTCTTCCGCCGGAAACCCTGAACTGAAGAGCTTCCAGGCCATTCTGGGCGCGATGGGTATGCGCCTCGCGGTAACGCCGCTGGAGCGGGAACACCATCGGCAGTAA
- a CDS encoding hypothetical protein (Evidence 5 : No homology to any previously reported sequences), with the protein MKGRNVKKISPLFDITVRRVGIVARDYNVRFPNGYRDFSHALPGVLALLDEKGCDTALFSLYSIIPRQGYDILPTLPNFANLKMICLEEFRDCRTGRKAGHYVVYYRAPDGWEEYRFTQAFGRVNWQTQSEEVRQFAQEQIPRRMFGNSCIIVCGESNGAKFDKKNSRKVIDPCGVRAAIPTAHIILNPVHDRMSRFEMMLKRRFLSEGGRWVISVWNRGKLDKNGRTRDGANPPWTVFYDGEAVHITKVTNSLGVDIGYLEVATFS; encoded by the coding sequence ATGAAAGGCCGGAACGTCAAAAAGATATCGCCGTTGTTCGATATTACCGTCCGCCGCGTGGGCATTGTCGCCAGAGACTATAACGTGCGTTTCCCGAACGGCTACCGGGACTTCAGCCATGCGCTACCGGGCGTGCTGGCACTGCTGGACGAAAAGGGCTGCGATACGGCCCTTTTCTCATTGTACAGCATCATCCCGCGCCAAGGGTACGACATTCTACCCACGCTACCGAACTTCGCCAACCTGAAGATGATCTGCCTTGAAGAATTCCGCGACTGCCGCACCGGGCGCAAGGCCGGGCATTACGTGGTTTACTACCGAGCGCCGGACGGTTGGGAGGAATACCGCTTCACGCAAGCCTTCGGGCGGGTCAACTGGCAAACGCAGTCAGAGGAGGTGCGGCAGTTCGCGCAAGAACAAATTCCCCGGCGCATGTTTGGAAACAGTTGCATCATCGTTTGTGGTGAATCCAACGGGGCAAAATTTGATAAAAAGAATAGCCGGAAGGTTATTGACCCATGCGGTGTCAGGGCAGCCATACCCACCGCGCATATTATCCTCAACCCGGTACATGATCGCATGAGCCGCTTCGAGATGATGCTCAAGCGCCGCTTCCTGTCCGAAGGCGGGCGCTGGGTCATTTCCGTATGGAATCGCGGCAAGCTCGATAAAAACGGCAGAACCCGTGACGGAGCCAATCCGCCGTGGACGGTCTTTTATGACGGCGAGGCTGTTCATATCACTAAAGTTACAAACAGCCTCGGGGTTGACATCGGCTATTTGGAAGTCGCTACTTTCTCTTGA
- a CDS encoding putative oxidoreductase (Evidence 3 : Function proposed based on presence of conserved amino acid motif, structural feature or limited homology), with protein sequence MAEQSKIWIDGGVLKQYATDLLVRRNIAPADAAVTVDNLIFADLRGIDTHGVMRLALYLERIDRGLLAAENRVAIVRENDGMVVVDGGNYLGPVAATLAMEKAVAKAKNGVAGLGFVRNNHHYGSCAYYAMMALPHDMIGFSCSNTTPLMAPTGGARRLVGNNPFAFAAPAGKYRPFVLDIALSVVAGGKILLAEKNGQKIPYGWALDKNGQPTDDPRAGFSDGGLLLPIGGHKGYGMAVMVDILAGVLAGSAFGTEVQGLADFASTKPLGTGHCMVALNVEAILGIRAFKDRMDALIEEIKSVPLAEGVERVYVPGEIEFEVHEKRSREGVPVSPKVVAELEALGASVGLPPVEKRSGPV encoded by the coding sequence ATGGCGGAACAAAGCAAAATATGGATAGACGGCGGCGTATTGAAGCAGTACGCCACCGACCTGCTGGTGCGCCGGAACATCGCCCCGGCGGACGCGGCGGTGACGGTGGACAATTTGATTTTCGCCGACCTGCGCGGCATCGACACCCATGGTGTGATGCGGCTGGCGCTGTACCTGGAGCGGATAGACCGGGGGCTGCTGGCCGCTGAAAACCGCGTTGCAATCGTGCGGGAAAACGACGGCATGGTGGTGGTGGACGGCGGCAACTACCTGGGGCCGGTGGCCGCCACCCTGGCCATGGAAAAGGCCGTTGCAAAGGCCAAAAACGGCGTTGCGGGCCTGGGCTTTGTGCGCAACAACCACCACTACGGCTCCTGCGCCTACTACGCCATGATGGCCCTGCCCCACGACATGATCGGCTTTTCCTGTTCCAACACCACGCCGCTGATGGCACCCACCGGCGGGGCCCGGCGGCTGGTGGGGAACAACCCCTTCGCCTTCGCGGCGCCCGCCGGAAAGTACCGGCCCTTTGTGCTGGATATCGCCCTCTCGGTCGTGGCCGGGGGCAAGATTCTTCTGGCGGAGAAAAACGGCCAGAAGATCCCCTACGGCTGGGCGCTGGACAAGAACGGCCAGCCCACGGACGACCCCCGAGCCGGATTTTCCGACGGCGGCCTGCTGCTGCCCATCGGCGGGCACAAGGGGTACGGCATGGCGGTGATGGTCGATATCCTGGCCGGGGTGCTGGCGGGCTCGGCCTTTGGCACGGAGGTACAGGGCCTGGCGGATTTCGCGAGCACCAAGCCCCTGGGCACCGGCCACTGCATGGTGGCCCTGAACGTGGAAGCCATTTTGGGCATCCGGGCCTTTAAAGACCGCATGGACGCCCTGATCGAGGAAATCAAAAGCGTGCCCCTTGCCGAGGGTGTGGAACGCGTTTACGTGCCGGGCGAGATCGAGTTCGAGGTCCATGAAAAGCGCAGCCGGGAAGGGGTGCCTGTCAGCCCCAAAGTGGTGGCCGAACTGGAGGCCCTGGGCGCCTCGGTGGGGCTGCCGCCGGTGGAGAAACGGTCCGGCCCGGTGTAA
- a CDS encoding Dehydrogenase, translating to MEGKVLLYGPIDPAGMDIMRQAGLTVEIPEKLDAGHLESIVADYDAILVRGMAPLPGAVLEKAARCRVVSRHGVGLETIDVAAATRLHIPVTNTPGANANAVAEQAVSLMLDVLKHTCFLNERMKREQDYGVRLRVTCHELAGRTLGLVGLGNIGRRVAEICRAGFGMTVVGYDPCLGQAELDAMGCAIEAQPDLESVLRRADVLSLHAPGGEKPLIGEWELARMKEGSVLINTARGSLIDEAALERALKDGRLLGAGLDVMADEPPLAEHPFYHMDNVVLLPHTAALTKESNRAMAVRSATALVQVLQGVRPEALANPAIWDLRRK from the coding sequence ATGGAGGGCAAAGTGCTGCTGTACGGCCCCATCGACCCCGCCGGCATGGACATTATGCGGCAGGCGGGCCTGACGGTGGAGATCCCCGAAAAGCTGGACGCCGGTCATCTTGAGAGCATCGTCGCGGACTACGACGCAATCCTGGTGCGGGGCATGGCCCCGCTGCCGGGGGCCGTGCTGGAAAAGGCGGCGCGGTGCCGGGTTGTCAGCCGGCACGGGGTGGGGCTGGAGACCATAGACGTGGCCGCCGCCACCCGGCTGCATATTCCGGTGACGAACACCCCGGGAGCCAACGCCAACGCGGTGGCCGAACAGGCCGTGAGCCTGATGCTGGACGTGCTGAAACACACCTGTTTCCTCAACGAGCGGATGAAGCGGGAACAGGATTACGGCGTGCGGTTGCGGGTGACCTGCCATGAACTGGCGGGCCGCACGCTGGGGCTGGTGGGGCTCGGCAACATCGGCCGGCGGGTGGCTGAAATTTGCCGGGCAGGCTTCGGCATGACGGTGGTGGGGTACGACCCCTGCCTCGGCCAGGCCGAGCTTGACGCCATGGGCTGCGCCATTGAGGCCCAGCCGGATCTGGAGTCCGTGCTGCGGCGGGCGGACGTGCTCTCCCTGCACGCCCCGGGCGGCGAAAAACCGCTGATCGGCGAATGGGAACTGGCCCGGATGAAAGAGGGGAGCGTCCTGATTAACACCGCGCGAGGCTCCCTGATCGACGAGGCGGCCTTGGAGCGCGCCCTGAAAGACGGACGGCTGCTGGGAGCCGGGTTGGACGTGATGGCCGACGAGCCCCCGCTCGCCGAGCATCCCTTCTACCATATGGATAACGTGGTGCTGTTGCCCCACACCGCCGCCCTGACAAAAGAGAGCAACCGCGCCATGGCGGTGCGGTCGGCCACGGCGCTGGTGCAAGTGCTGCAAGGGGTTCGCCCCGAGGCGCTGGCGAACCCGGCGATATGGGATTTGCGCAGGAAATAA
- a CDS encoding conserved hypothetical protein (Evidence 4 : Homologs of previously reported genes of unknown function): MEIAHYITEDGTDLYQKWVDALRDNRARIAVLRRIDRAALGNFGDHKPCRDGVSEMRVDVGPGYRVYYFQHGQTLVVLLCGGDKRSQDADISKAVAYRADFLRRMKEELQ; encoded by the coding sequence ATGGAAATCGCCCATTACATCACCGAAGACGGCACGGATTTATACCAGAAATGGGTGGACGCCCTGCGGGACAACCGCGCCAGGATTGCCGTTTTGCGGCGGATTGACCGGGCGGCTCTGGGCAATTTCGGCGACCACAAGCCCTGCCGGGACGGTGTTTCGGAAATGCGCGTCGACGTCGGGCCGGGGTATCGAGTGTACTATTTCCAGCATGGGCAAACGCTGGTTGTGCTTCTGTGTGGAGGCGACAAGCGTAGCCAGGACGCGGATATCAGCAAGGCCGTTGCCTACAGGGCCGATTTTCTGCGCCGTATGAAGGAGGAATTGCAATGA
- a CDS encoding conserved hypothetical protein (Evidence 4 : Homologs of previously reported genes of unknown function) — protein sequence MLNAPTAEELSSIPGLYQTEHVPAADKIIHMHFFLGSSDWFAVEYDGEDLFFGFAIINDDEDNAEWGYFSLSELAAINFLGFEIDRDVHWKPVRAGDVDVLRGLI from the coding sequence ATGTTGAACGCACCTACAGCGGAAGAATTGAGCAGCATCCCCGGCCTGTACCAGACCGAGCATGTTCCGGCGGCGGACAAGATTATTCACATGCACTTTTTTCTTGGCTCAAGCGACTGGTTTGCCGTGGAGTATGACGGTGAAGACCTCTTCTTCGGCTTCGCCATCATCAACGATGATGAGGATAACGCGGAGTGGGGCTATTTTAGCCTTTCGGAGTTGGCAGCCATCAATTTCCTTGGCTTTGAAATAGACCGGGATGTGCACTGGAAGCCCGTTCGGGCCGGTGATGTTGACGTTTTGCGGGGGCTGATATGA
- a CDS encoding conserved exported hypothetical protein (Evidence 4 : Homologs of previously reported genes of unknown function): protein MKKFWTFALTITLLLGLTAGSGGSADAASGSNWPEREVRLIVPYKEGGGSHKTALMIKAAADANKLMSKPFIVVCMPNAATLEGQEEVLNASPDGYALLVHHNAMINNYALGKQKFSYDDFAMIGQLYSTPLAIGVRADSPWKTLDELVADIKAKPGTYSWTWAGLGGNTHFASYVFYEAAGIAGTDIIPSITKGDGDSLVSLVGGHSNIAIAQTNAFPEYVASGKVRMLGHSGKGDITVGGQTVKSWTDQGYKGTYNLRCFVFAPKETPEATLAAIRGVIEKVVATQEFQKAMLADGFTPEWLPTQAALEAFKKEGDSAKHIASLMKTTKK from the coding sequence ATGAAAAAGTTCTGGACATTCGCTCTGACCATCACACTGCTGCTGGGGCTGACCGCCGGCAGCGGCGGCTCCGCCGACGCGGCCAGCGGCTCCAACTGGCCCGAACGCGAAGTGCGGCTGATCGTGCCCTACAAAGAGGGCGGCGGCAGCCACAAAACGGCTTTGATGATAAAAGCCGCCGCCGACGCCAACAAACTGATGAGCAAACCCTTCATCGTGGTGTGCATGCCCAACGCGGCGACCTTGGAAGGCCAGGAAGAAGTGCTGAACGCCAGCCCCGACGGCTACGCTCTGCTGGTGCACCACAACGCCATGATTAACAACTACGCGTTGGGCAAGCAGAAATTTTCCTATGACGACTTCGCGATGATCGGGCAATTGTACTCCACCCCGCTGGCCATCGGCGTGCGGGCCGACAGCCCCTGGAAAACCCTGGACGAGCTGGTAGCGGACATCAAAGCCAAACCCGGCACCTACAGCTGGACCTGGGCGGGCCTGGGCGGCAACACGCACTTTGCCTCCTACGTGTTCTATGAGGCGGCGGGCATTGCCGGCACGGACATCATCCCCAGCATCACCAAGGGCGACGGCGACAGCTTGGTGTCCCTGGTGGGCGGCCACTCCAACATCGCCATCGCCCAGACGAACGCCTTCCCCGAATATGTGGCCAGCGGCAAGGTACGGATGCTGGGCCACAGCGGCAAGGGCGACATCACCGTGGGCGGCCAGACGGTGAAGTCCTGGACGGACCAGGGCTACAAAGGCACGTACAACCTGCGCTGTTTCGTGTTCGCCCCCAAGGAAACCCCGGAGGCCACCCTCGCCGCCATCCGCGGCGTCATCGAGAAAGTGGTGGCCACCCAGGAATTCCAGAAGGCCATGCTGGCAGACGGCTTCACTCCCGAGTGGCTCCCCACGCAGGCGGCCCTTGAGGCTTTCAAGAAAGAGGGCGACTCCGCCAAGCACATCGCCAGCCTGATGAAGACGACCAAGAAGTAA
- a CDS encoding conserved membrane hypothetical protein (Evidence 4 : Homologs of previously reported genes of unknown function) — MFDALVFVCTDPIAILLTLGGVVMGLIFGAIPGLTATLGVALLIPVSFSLSPLHAMMLLGGVYIGGISGGLVSAILINMPGTPSSICTTYDGHPMAKKGRASEALTIGVVSSFVGGIFSWVALVAIAPQLAKIALGFAPYEYFWLTVFGLTVIIGMETKSPLKALLGTVIGLVIAAIGMDPVGGVARFDFDIRILRSGFRMVPVLMGFFVVTEILSSLREFKDKYTFADSGLKTINVDSLMEEKGETVKNMGISSVIGTFLGILPGVGGATANFISYDVVKKGSKHPERFGTGYAQGIVASETGNNAVTGGAIIPMMTLGIPGDSVTAVMLGAMMIHGLRPGPMMFNNSAEVVYPFFISILLANIFMILVQFLGGIKVSVRALRMPKWVLFPLVILMLIAGTWTLQYSAYDVWTVFLFGFLGYYIKRFGVPMTPIVLGVILGPTMEDNLRRGLVLSKGSLEPFLTRDFSMALIAAILLTLAITLTISYKGRKKKVAEAAGFGRAAAEADVPLD; from the coding sequence ATGTTTGACGCTCTGGTGTTTGTGTGCACCGACCCGATAGCGATTCTGCTGACGCTGGGCGGCGTGGTGATGGGCTTGATCTTCGGGGCCATTCCCGGGCTGACGGCCACCCTGGGTGTGGCGCTGCTGATCCCGGTGTCGTTTTCCCTCTCGCCCCTGCACGCCATGATGCTGCTGGGCGGGGTGTATATCGGCGGCATATCGGGCGGGCTGGTTTCGGCCATCCTCATCAACATGCCCGGCACCCCCAGTTCCATTTGCACCACCTACGACGGTCACCCCATGGCCAAGAAGGGCAGGGCCTCGGAAGCCCTTACCATCGGGGTGGTGTCCAGCTTTGTGGGCGGCATCTTCAGCTGGGTCGCCCTGGTAGCCATCGCGCCCCAACTGGCGAAAATCGCTTTGGGCTTTGCTCCGTACGAGTATTTCTGGCTTACCGTCTTCGGGCTTACCGTCATCATCGGGATGGAGACCAAAAGTCCCCTCAAGGCGCTGCTCGGCACCGTCATCGGCCTGGTGATCGCCGCCATCGGCATGGACCCGGTGGGCGGGGTGGCGCGCTTCGACTTCGACATCCGCATCCTGCGCAGCGGTTTCCGCATGGTGCCGGTGCTGATGGGCTTCTTCGTGGTTACGGAAATTCTCTCCAGCCTGCGGGAGTTCAAGGATAAATATACCTTCGCCGACAGCGGCCTGAAAACGATTAACGTCGACAGCCTGATGGAAGAGAAGGGCGAGACCGTCAAGAACATGGGCATATCGTCGGTCATCGGCACATTCCTGGGCATTTTGCCCGGGGTGGGCGGCGCCACCGCCAACTTTATTTCCTACGACGTGGTGAAGAAGGGTTCCAAGCACCCCGAACGCTTCGGCACGGGGTACGCCCAGGGCATCGTGGCCTCGGAGACCGGCAACAACGCCGTCACGGGCGGGGCCATCATCCCCATGATGACGCTGGGCATCCCCGGCGACTCGGTGACCGCCGTCATGCTGGGGGCCATGATGATCCACGGGCTGCGGCCCGGGCCCATGATGTTCAACAACAGCGCCGAAGTGGTCTATCCCTTCTTCATCTCCATTTTGCTGGCCAACATCTTCATGATTCTGGTGCAGTTCCTGGGCGGCATCAAAGTGAGCGTGCGCGCGCTGCGGATGCCCAAGTGGGTGCTGTTCCCCCTCGTGATACTGATGCTGATCGCCGGCACCTGGACGCTGCAATACAGCGCCTACGACGTGTGGACGGTGTTTCTGTTCGGCTTTTTGGGGTACTACATCAAGCGCTTCGGCGTGCCCATGACGCCCATCGTGCTCGGGGTCATCCTCGGGCCGACCATGGAGGACAACCTGCGGCGCGGCCTGGTGCTGAGCAAGGGCAGCCTCGAACCCTTCCTCACCCGGGATTTCAGCATGGCGTTGATCGCGGCCATCCTGCTCACCTTGGCCATTACCCTTACCATCAGTTACAAAGGCCGCAAGAAAAAGGTGGCCGAAGCCGCCGGGTTCGGCCGCGCGGCAGCGGAAGCGGACGTCCCGTTGGATTGA
- the korB gene encoding 2-oxoglutarate synthase subunit KorB produces the protein MADRIVQQYLRQDKLPHIWCAGCGDGTIAGAMMRAIDSLHMDKDNIALITGIGCSARFNNIMDFHSFQTAHGRALAYATGFKMAQPGMDVMVATGDGDCAGIGGNHLIHACRRNINLTVLLINNNIYGMTGGQYSPLTPYGQKAATAKYDTFEYPFDICELAMAAGATYVARSTVYHVKLTEKLIKKAIEHKGFSLVEVISQCPTNYGKRNKYKSPYDMLLWQKDIAVPVEKAKDMTPEELEGKAVIGELVQRTDRKDFNTCYDAMVSQAMAQGGAG, from the coding sequence ATGGCCGACCGCATCGTGCAACAATACCTGCGCCAGGACAAGCTGCCCCATATCTGGTGCGCCGGCTGCGGCGACGGCACCATCGCCGGAGCGATGATGCGCGCCATCGACAGTCTGCATATGGACAAGGACAACATCGCCCTGATAACCGGCATCGGCTGCTCCGCCCGGTTTAACAACATCATGGATTTCCATTCCTTCCAGACGGCCCACGGCCGGGCGCTGGCCTACGCCACCGGTTTCAAGATGGCCCAGCCCGGCATGGATGTGATGGTGGCCACCGGCGACGGCGACTGCGCCGGCATCGGCGGCAACCATTTGATCCACGCCTGCCGCCGCAACATCAACCTGACCGTGCTGCTTATCAACAACAACATCTACGGTATGACCGGCGGCCAGTATTCCCCCCTGACGCCCTACGGGCAGAAAGCGGCTACCGCCAAATACGATACCTTCGAGTACCCCTTTGACATCTGTGAACTGGCAATGGCCGCCGGGGCCACGTATGTGGCCCGCAGCACGGTGTACCACGTGAAACTCACCGAGAAGCTGATTAAAAAGGCCATTGAGCACAAGGGCTTCAGCCTGGTTGAGGTTATCAGCCAGTGCCCCACCAACTACGGCAAGCGCAACAAGTACAAGAGCCCCTACGATATGCTGCTGTGGCAAAAAGATATCGCCGTGCCCGTGGAAAAGGCCAAGGACATGACCCCCGAGGAACTGGAAGGCAAGGCGGTGATCGGCGAGCTGGTGCAGCGCACCGACCGGAAGGACTTCAATACCTGCTATGATGCGATGGTGTCCCAGGCCATGGCCCAGGGAGGTGCGGGATGA
- a CDS encoding hypothetical protein (Evidence 5 : No homology to any previously reported sequences): MMAKTSKSTKEEKPTAVKEKKARENEKNFILSDEALRLVLEVRENRGNMSEFASRCIAEYGPFILEETGDFSGEKAPFAPRFRYLEEIVVAWAYDEIVDEDDGWDAATIKAHQDVLKSTGKKSWYNAKSITAIMDVAAENPETEDTEPYQWQTLLRRRKDFLALKRK; encoded by the coding sequence ATGATGGCAAAAACGTCCAAATCCACCAAAGAAGAAAAACCCACCGCCGTCAAAGAAAAGAAAGCCAGAGAGAACGAAAAAAATTTCATACTCTCAGACGAAGCACTTCGTCTTGTCTTAGAGGTTAGAGAAAATCGCGGCAATATGTCGGAATTTGCGTCCAGATGCATAGCGGAGTATGGGCCATTTATTTTGGAGGAGACAGGTGATTTCTCTGGTGAAAAAGCACCTTTCGCTCCCCGGTTTCGCTATCTTGAAGAAATTGTTGTCGCATGGGCTTATGACGAAATTGTTGATGAGGATGACGGGTGGGACGCCGCGACCATAAAAGCCCATCAGGATGTCTTAAAGTCCACTGGGAAAAAATCGTGGTACAACGCCAAAAGCATCACTGCTATCATGGATGTTGCGGCAGAAAATCCCGAAACAGAAGACACCGAACCGTATCAGTGGCAGACTTTGCTTCGCCGCCGCAAAGATTTTTTAGCACTCAAGAGAAAGTAG
- a CDS encoding membrane hypothetical protein (Evidence 5 : No homology to any previously reported sequences): protein MAINKPYMAFLGVLLAIDIAFLSQLLVDEADFQPMDAIHYGRIVVGIMTVVVLLLVAQELLRARKAALAGLKETMPGHAAELDEEQKRTKKLNNLLLLATFCAFFFYCMLFNIIGYYTTGFIVLIGYMSVLFYAQNGRLKGPDILKIVVIAVGTTAVLYLIFSVFFTLWLPRGILF, encoded by the coding sequence ATGGCGATCAACAAGCCTTACATGGCTTTTCTGGGAGTGCTGCTGGCCATCGATATCGCGTTCCTTTCCCAGCTGCTGGTGGATGAGGCCGATTTCCAGCCCATGGACGCCATCCACTACGGGCGAATCGTGGTGGGGATAATGACGGTGGTGGTGCTGCTGCTGGTGGCGCAAGAGCTGTTGCGGGCCCGCAAGGCGGCGCTTGCCGGCTTGAAGGAGACAATGCCCGGACACGCGGCGGAATTGGACGAGGAGCAGAAGCGGACAAAAAAGCTGAACAATCTGTTGCTGCTGGCCACTTTCTGCGCGTTTTTCTTCTATTGCATGTTGTTCAATATCATAGGCTACTACACCACGGGCTTCATCGTCCTGATAGGATACATGTCGGTGCTGTTCTACGCGCAGAACGGGCGGCTGAAGGGTCCGGACATCCTGAAGATAGTGGTCATCGCGGTGGGCACCACCGCAGTGCTCTACCTGATCTTCTCGGTGTTTTTCACATTGTGGCTGCCCAGGGGTATCCTGTTCTGA